Proteins co-encoded in one Plectropomus leopardus isolate mb chromosome 14, YSFRI_Pleo_2.0, whole genome shotgun sequence genomic window:
- the crip1 gene encoding cysteine-rich protein 1, whose product MPKCPKCNKEVYFAEKVTSLGKDWHRPCLKCEKCNKTLSSGSHAEHGGKPYCHNPCYSAMFGPGGFGRGGAESHKY is encoded by the exons ATGCCAAAGTGTCCCAAGTGCAACAAGGAAGTTTACTTCG CCGAGAAGGTGACGTCACTGGGCAAGGACTGGCACAGGCCCTGTCTGAAGTGTGAGAAGTGCAACAAGACGCTGTCATCAGGCTCACATGCAGAG CATGGCGGCAAGCCATACTGTCACAACCCCTGCTACAGTGCAATGTTTGGACCTGGAG GTTTTGGACGTGGTGGAGCCGAGAGCCATAAATATTAA